The following nucleotide sequence is from Carassius carassius chromosome 16, fCarCar2.1, whole genome shotgun sequence.
agtggatcaacagcttcctgacagacaggtaGCAGcaagtgaggctgggaaaatacacatccagcacccgtacaatcagcaccggagctccccagggctgtgttctctccccactgctcttctccctgtacactaatgactgcacgtctaaggacccctctgtcaatctcctgaagtttgcagatgacaccacactcatcggcctcattcaggacggtgacgagtctgcttacaggcaggaggttaaagagctggctgtctgttgcactctcaacaaccatgagcttaacacgctcaaaacagtggagatgactgtggacttcaggagaaactcccctgcactccccgcactcaccatcatgaacagcactgtgactgcagtggagtcattcaggttcctgggaaccaccatctctcaggacctgaagtgggtcattcccattgactccattttgaaaaaggcccagcagaggttgtatttccttcgccagctgaggaagtttaacctgccacaggatctgctgaaacagttctactccaccatcatcaaatccatcctctgcacttcagtaactgtctggttcagctcagcttctaaatcagaCCTCAGAAGCCTACAGAAGGTAATTtgaactgctgagcgaatcatcggtagcctacaaccctcccatctattcaagaactgtacttgtacagagtgagcaaaagggttggcaaaatcactctggacccctcacatccagcacactccctctttgaactgttgccatctggtggACACTACAGAAccctgagcaccagaacgaccagacacaggaaaagtTTCTTCCCTCAAGCAATCCACCTAATGAAGAATTGATAAcgactgtggaacacactacattacactatatatatgtataaacacatacacttatttatctaacacacttagtgtacacttaaattttgcacataatatacctgtacatacataactgcgtTTTGTAAGATACCTGCCATACAATTGTCAAGTTGTATATTGTCATCCcatacctacttatttgtattttttgtattttattattttattatgtgtttttttttttttgtcctgtcgctgtcattctgttgtactgtggagcttctatcatgaaaacaaattccttgtatgtttaaacatacctggcaataaagcttattctgattctgattctgacaaaAGAACAGGATGCCCAGAAGAGCAGAacctaaataaatgtaacaaattaaagtttttctgcatatcaaaaatatatatatattttaaattaacccCTAGTTAAACAGGACTAATGCATTAGTAACATTACCTTaaactgtaaagaaaaaaattgctGTTAAATGATTATTCAAACATTGTAATGTAAATCCCAGAGAACGGTAGGTTGGATCCTGGGAAAACTGCTGATAATAAACCCCTCCAAAGGCAATATCATGAACTAAatcctgcatttttatttttaaatatgatagtTTCACTGGGGAGAGTCCTGCCCTGTTCCTCTTTTTTTGGCGGGCGTACGTGTCCCTCAGGTTGCGGAACATTTTCTTCACTGCTTTAACTAACATCATACAAAACAAGGGAAATTATTACATGCAAGCAGTCATTTAGGTTACCAGGGTTGCCTGCAGCTCTTTGGGTTATTTTGGAATCCTGCCTGAAATTGGGCATACCCAATTCTGATGGCTCCCCTTACCCACATACAGTgaagtaaatgcaaaatattggtGTCATTATAAaggaaaccttaaaaaaataataataataaagtgtcaaatgtaataagaaattattatatgtgttcaaaatataaaaataaccacAAAAAGTAGgtgcttgtattttttttttttgaatcctCTCTTTGAAAGTGTATAAGGACACAGCTACAATAAGTCCAATTAATTACACTAGATGTCAGAAAACACAAAAGTTATATCTATGAAACCAAAGGAAGGCAAAGTGGATTTTTAGTGTCTTTTTTGAGTCTCCAAAGTCCCAGCTGCAAAATTGAGTAAAGCTGGTTTTATATTCGCACATTTCCGCTTTCAATAACTTTCAAATTATATGTgcaataaagttattttttgcaTATTCTAATCAGCGACATCATTGTCAACCAAATTCATTGTTTTCACAATCGAttaaaatggacaaatattgttCTGATGGCATATTTACTTGCAAATGTCCACTGGATGTCCAATGTAGTGTGGGGAAATTCGTTAGGGACCGTCTAAAAAGTTCAAGTTGTTTTTCATTGTGTGCGAACAGACAAGTATTCTTTAGGCAACTACAGATGTGCCAGCAAATATCACTTACATGATGTCTTCTAATGCTATAGATTTTCCTTTAGCAACAATAAAAATCGCATTATAATGATGGTGTGAAAAGATGTTTCGGAATTTAAAATTAATCAAAGTGGAAAGTGGAAAATCAAGTGTAATCTCCTGAACATAGTTAatggcatatatttatttatttgcctcaAAATGAACATGAACTGCTGATGTGTTGGTTTTAACAATGACATGATTTATTTCAATAAGTTTTAAAAGCATGGGTCAACTTCTCTGAAGCAAGTTGGAACACCTTGTCTGGACCCTACAGAGCATACTACAGCCCatgctttgcattttttttttcacctttgtttttttctgattttaagTATGATAAAGACTTAACAGTGTTCTCCAGGTGTTGAATAAAAATAATGGCTAAACaattttggtagcactttattttacagtcctgttcctcatgttcatactatgtacttattatagtaattacaataactatgtattaactaggtactaaccctgaacctacccctaaacctaaccctaccccatgtagttaccttgtattaccagaattttcttagataaatacactgtaagtacagtagaagtacatgttagtacacgtactgtaaaataaagtgcaaccacaatcttttctgtttttctgttttttgacATCTTTGTTAAACATTAAACTCTCACAATTTATGTGCATTGATTGATGTCTGCAGTCCTGCAGAAATATCACTTTGCCTGGTACTGAATCCATCAGATTATAGACAAGTACTCAGAAATCATGCCAGCAAACAGTATGTTGATTTTGTAACTTTCTTCGAGATGGTTTATAAAGAATTTGTGcttcacatatatatttaatttgaccaTCACTGTTTTTATGGGATTCCTCAATGACATATCACCCACTTCAACAGCTTTTGAAAGAAGGGAACATGTACTTCATACAAGTACAAGTAGCAATATATTTATCTGACTCTAGATAACATACATCTGTCTTGTAATGTACAAGTATGTAGTGTAGATGTTGAAAAAGAACCATACCATTGATTTGTCTATTGACACAAATCCCAGTTCAATAACTTTTAAAAGGAGGCTCACATTGTTGAAAAACAAGCTGCTAAATAGATATGTGACCTTGTAGAACATATCAGAAGTCTTGATATACAAGTATTGGCCATAAACATACATTTGCAGCATCCTTGTatttcttcatagacacaccataACTTTACTTCCAGTTCAATACCTTTCCAAAGAAGGCTCACACGGTTACAAAACAAGTTGCTAAATAATTatcttaattaatatatattattaaataaatatatgtgaagCGCAAATTCTTTGTAAATCATCTTGAATAAAGTTTTGCCATAGTTTTAGAAATGTTCATCCAAAATCAACATGGTGTTTGCTGTCATGATTTCTGATTACTTGTCAATAATCTGATAGATTCGGTGCCATGCAAAGTGAAATTTCTGCAGGAATGTAAACATCAATCAATGCACAGTTGTGAGTTTAATGTTAAACAAAGatatcataaaacataaaaacaaaaaaagatagtTTAGCCATTCTTTTCATTCAACACCTGGAGAACACTGTTAAGTCTTTATCATACTTAAAATCTGAAAAACAGAGGTTTTCACTGCTGGTCATATAcactctatataattgtgtatgtgacaaatacaaatcttgaatcttgaataaaACAGCAAGACATGGGCTGTAGTACTTTCTGTAGGGTCCAGACAAGATGTTCCAACTTGCTTCGAAGAAGTTATATAGTGAAGTTATATAATGTCAGTGTTAAAACCAACAATTGAACACGGTTCTTGTTCATCTggaggcaaataaataaaaacagttgcatttttttttatttttaatagaaacACATAATTTGTAGATAGCTCCCTCAGATAAGTGATGGCGTCACAATACTAAGCGTGTTTATCAGCTTCTTTAAAACATCGAGTTCGACATAAAAATGTGTTCTGATTTGCTCATCATGGTCGGTAATGATAATTGACCGAAAGTGGCTTTTTAAGTGCATATTAACAAATTTATTGAACGCGGAAGTCCGAATGTCtgaatataaaaacaattttacCCAAGTCAGCTGCAAAAACAAGCTATTATAACGAATTTTACACCCAAAATCCCACTTTTACTACTTACTAAAAGCACTTCCCAAAcatgtttcattttctttttcctcAAATAGACACATTTAATGAATCAATGTCATTAGAAACAAGCTACTTTTTAGTTAACTTGAGCAGACCGTTTTGTACACCCTGTATTTTGAAATCCTTTCCAAGCTTCTCTGCAATATCTCTTTGAATTCTATATCTTTAAAATCTGCATTTTTCTTTTCATACAGTGCTTTGTGCTGCGAGACTAAAATTATAAGCTCAGATGCCATTGTCGATTTTTGCTGTTTACTTATGGTGGCTGTGAGTTTACAAACCGTCTCTCAAAGTGTGTTTTTACGGATGTGAGAAACGCAGAAAGTCTAACCTGTTccgaaatgtatttattttatttcttatttttttgacGGACGAAAGTTTCAGAGATTTCCACATGTGATTTTTCGTATTCGATTCTATTCTGAGTCCGATGCATATTAATCAATGCGTTacaaaaaaaaacgcaaaacaataaaacaatttcGTCTTCAAATAGTGAGCATGATTTTTTTGTCCTCTCTCatcttaaaaagagaaaaagaaagaggaaatatTGGGTCCATCCACTCCTGCGTTCGTGTGGAGAGGAAGGAGAGTTCCACCTCCTTATCAAGAAGAGCGGGATTATCCAGACCGATTCAGAGTTTACTTTAGTATGTCAGTGGCTCAATTTGATGTTTTGCTAGCATTACTGgagccacataaaaaaaataaaaataaaaaacaccaatTTCCGTGAATCAATTGATCCTGAACAGAGACTGGAAGTATGTCTAAGGTACCGCGCACACACATGGTTTACAGGGACTTGGTGTGGTATAATTATAGCTgtgatataataatatttgttgtattttttatacaaaaatatttgtatatttaattgtaggAATCTGATCACTGGCGATTCATTCACCACCATTGCCAGCAGTTTTACAGTGGCTCTGAGTTGTCAAAATGTCtctcaaaatgtgtttttattgcagTCCATGGTTTTGACGGATGCGAAAAACGCAGAAAATCGAACCTGTTCCAATTTTTTTTTGATGGAAGAAAGTTTCGGAGGCAGTGTGCAAAGCGTGATTGACATAACGTGaggtcaaattaattttttgaaATGCGAAAATTTCGCATGTGAATTTCGGACTCGGTGTGCAAAGGCCTTTAGTCTTGACCATAGACTGTGTataaacatggacgtagtgtccgtgacgtcacccgtagactcctgaagtctgattttgaagcttaaagtgtgCTGAAAGGGGCGTCGCCATGTTGGCAGCGCGTCATCGCGCGACTCTCCTGGACAATCAAAAAAGGGCAAAAAggcaggagctagttgctgaagccacgcccacctagcgctaCGGCAGTGTCAGCATCGGCAAACCACCTGTCactagtggccacgcccttaattatgcaaaactttaagtcttaatataatttaaacggatgagttataaaaaaaattcacccccttcacagttgtcatgaaaggcaaaattagctatttagaccaacattttttttgcaacaggctgtaaacatgtttttttctgctgtaaagtggggcattttaacatggggagtctatggaactgactccctaatgcagccagcctcaagcggccagtcgatgaattgcagttttagtcacttccttattggcctcacaagagagagcaggaggttggCGCTTGGTCTTGACTTCCTCTGCTTGATGTGCAGAGTCCTCCTAAAAGAGACCCAAGGTCTGGTTTCATCTAAAAAGCAGCGTGAACCAACCATCATGTTGAAGATCTTAAAGCTTCACCTCTGTGAGTTTACTCATGAAAATATTTGTATACATgtgttaaaatgaataaatatatattttttgttctggTTTGAATGAAAATTCTAAGCAAAATACtctacaaaataattatttttcttgtAGATCTGCTTATATGGTGTCAAGCTGCAGAGACTTTAATAGATCAACTAACAGATTTTGGTCAAAATGTGACCATAAACTGTGATATTGATGCAAAGGTGGCCACATGGGTTTTGCTGAATTTACCAAATCCTCCGGTTGTGCTATTGGACTCACTCTTAAACCCACCATCAACATTTTACTACAAAAATAACTTCAGGTTCAAATATTCAGTGCAACCTAAACATCGTCTTTCCATAAATAACATCACTTTAAATGAGTTAGGAGTTTATTATTGCATGAACACAGAAACAGAGGTAAAATTCAGCAACGGCACCAGACTACACATCAGCATACACATTGGTGAGTGATACTACTTTAGTTATGTGTTTATACTAATGTATACATTGcctttatacaatatatatatatatatatatatatatatatatatatatatatatatatatatatatatatatatatatatatatttatatacacacacacacacacagagacaaagagatatgtatttaaacatttttttttttacagattcaaCTACACCTGCAGAGTTACCACAGTGTCAGAATTGCACTGAAGTGTTGCTAAATGAGCAGACAACATGGATGAATCTTCTTGCTCTAATATTTTGCATGATCAGTGTTTTTCTGGTCACTTTGATGATAGGTGAGTTGCTTCCTGAACTTATTAAATGTACAGTAGCATAACTCCTTCTGTAAAAATATATGATGCTCTTTTTCTGAAGGTTGATTAAGTTCTtcttttattgattattttttttaagcattcctGAGACTGTTAAAAGTTTCATCTGATAGAAGTTACCAAAATCCACAACGACATATGGACCAACAGTAGTATCAAGTTACAGATCTTGGGGTGGCCAGAGTCCCAACTCTCTTAAAATTgtaaaggtaacactttagaataggtaagacttgttaactattaactacaacatttctctaaaaacattcttaatttgctgcttattaatagttagtaaggtagttgttaggtttaggtattggataaaattagggatgtagaataaggtcaagtagaataaggcattaatatgttcttaattagcaatAACAAATGGCTAATAttatagtaatatgcatgctaataagcaactaataggtgttacatattataaagtgttaccattgtaAATAACTTGACCCAATCTTTTCCCTTTAACTTTTAGTATCCTTGTTGTCCCATGTTTTGTATTGGGGGAAAAAGGACTGTTCAATTAATTGTTGAAATAACTAAACTATGTACGTCTGCACTATCACTATGCCTGtttcaaatttatttttgtgtgtaaacATACATGGTAATAAAGTTCCTTCGGACTAAATTTGCAGTTGAAATTTCAAGCACAACTCTTATCATTTCTTGTGGTTTTAGAACAACATAGTAATTCAGAGATGACATGGATAGTTTCACactcctctggagcaactaggaaagttaagtgtcttgctcagtgacacattggtgtctcacagtggattcgaacctaggtctctcacaccaaaggcatgtgtcttatccactgcgctaacaccaccccattgCACATtcattggtttattgcacattatgcCCAAAACACACCCATTAGGGACAAGACCATACGCCGGGTGCACCAACCATGTTCCCCGTCAtttaaatagcaaaagtggatttggataATTAAAGAGCATTAAGAACAGGGGTGTCAAACTTGATTCCTGGAGGaccagagccctgcagagtttaggttCAACcctaataattcaattcaattcgattcaagtttatttgtatagcacttttttacaatacaaatcattacaaagcaactttacagaaaattacatttctacaatatttagtagtcagtttgtatgacaggattttcagaaagaatTTATACAAGTCgcagtcagccagacgatgaacattattaacaggaattattatatgatgcagtcacacttgtagcaatatttgttagttctgtttgttgattcaggctTTAGCATCATctgactggagcttgtgtaaatcctagaaaaaaacacatagaaacaaatagagacatcattagcatagctgctgatccaacaaagtaaaattaattagtttaacccaagctaaagaataaaaatgcgcatttgatcagatacaactgctgtcacaatttaagagatacattattcgaatgcttggcgaaagagatgtgtttttaatctagatttaaacagagggagtgtgtctgaaccccgaacattatcaggaaggctattcccgagtttgggagccaaatgttaaaaagctctacctcctttagtggactttgctatcctaggaacttccaaaagtccagcgttttgtgaacttagggagcgtgatggattgtaacgtggtagaaggctagttaggtacgcaggagataaaccattcagggccttataggtaagtaatgataatttgtaactgatacagaacttaataggtagccagtgcagagactgtaaaattggggtaatatgatcatattttcttgacctggtaaggactctagctgctggattttggactacctgtagcttgtttattgaagaagcaggacaaccacctagaagtgcattacaataatccagtctagaggtcatgaatgcatgaactagcttttctgcatcagaaacagacaacatgtttcgtagcttgccaatgtttctaagatggaagaatgcagtttttgtaacatgggaaatatgattttcaaaagacaagttgctgtctaatataacacccagatttttgactaaagaggaagtagcagtgcatccatctagttgcagattgtaatctacaaaattctgtgtagtgttttttggtccaataagtaatatctctgtcttatccaaatttaataagagaaaattattggtaatccaatcttttaaatttttaacacactctgttaccttagataatttagaggtttcatctggtctcgttgagatatatagctgagtatcatcagcataacagtgagtttagatacagtgataagtttatttagctcttcctgtcctatatttgtaaagcactgcaattTATTCTTGGGTGCGATGAATGatactgaagtgttagacgctttAGAATCTaaattcgctattgtatttcaaatgttatctattttatcagtaaagaaactcataaagtcattattattaaatgttgatggaatatttgaatcagatggcGTCTGGTTTTTTgtcaatttagccactgtgctaaatgaaaaccttggattgttttggttattttcaatgagtttgtgtatatgctctgccctagcagtttttagagcctgtctatagctggacatactgtttttccatgcaattctaaaaacttccaagttagtttttctccatttgcgttcaagactacgagtttctttcttgagagagtgagtattactgttataccatggcacagtacgtttttctctaacctttttcagtttttgatgggggcaacagcttctaatgtattagagaaaatagtgcccatgttgtcagtaatttcgtctaattcatgtgtatttttgggaacaaatagcagttgagatagatcaggcaggttatttgcgaatctttctttggtggctggaacaatagttctgcctagacggtaacgctgagacatatagttaatatcagttatacgcagcatgcacgatacaaggaaatgattggtaacatcatcactttgaggtacgatatctatatcagtaagatcgattccatgcgatataattaaatctagtgtatgattaaaacgatgagtgggcccggtgacattttgcttgacacACCTGataaaacacacctgattcaaataaTCAAGTCTTTCAGGTTCTTTTGAAAAgtacatggtatgtgtgttggagcagggtttgaacaaaactctgcagggcttcgtccctccaggaattgagttggCACTCCTGGCTTAGAAGTTCcacttaaagc
It contains:
- the LOC132159182 gene encoding uncharacterized protein LOC132159182, producing MCRVLLKETQGLVSSKKQREPTIMLKILKLHLYLLIWCQAAETLIDQLTDFGQNVTINCDIDAKVATWVLLNLPNPPVVLLDSLLNPPSTFYYKNNFRFKYSVQPKHRLSINNITLNELGVYYCMNTETEVKFSNGTRLHISIHIDSTTPAELPQCQNCTEVLLNEQTTWMNLLALIFCMISVFLVTLMIAFLRLLKVSSDRSYQNPQRHMDQQ